From the Natrarchaeobaculum aegyptiacum genome, one window contains:
- a CDS encoding succinylglutamate desuccinylase/aspartoacylase family protein, whose translation MTAGTHTAETVTLETLPSGLTISTTVHTYRGSEDGPTLYVQAAQHGREINGTETLRRFHDRLPLEDLAGTIVAVPVANPLTFDRVSYTTPEVIDSVHPNMNRVWPGDEEGTLHQRMAARLWEYVADADAVVDLHTGSPNMLPHVVYREGDERSRRLARGFGTGLLVAEPADDDASEKWHRRGFAGKLRVAAAENGVPAITPELAHNKQILEDAVELGVDGLLAVCRYLEMLPGDVPDRSPTAARNHLGQVTATGSGLFRPNPALEVGEELDEGTDLGTIYDPQTYEPVQEAVADRSGVLYALTREATVTAGDQLASVAIRQEE comes from the coding sequence CCGGGCTGACCATCTCGACGACGGTCCACACCTACCGCGGGTCCGAAGATGGACCGACGCTCTACGTGCAGGCCGCCCAGCACGGCCGCGAGATCAACGGCACGGAGACGCTTCGACGGTTCCACGACCGACTGCCGCTCGAGGACCTCGCCGGAACGATCGTCGCCGTTCCCGTCGCGAATCCACTGACGTTCGATCGCGTCTCCTACACGACGCCCGAGGTGATCGACAGCGTCCACCCGAACATGAACCGCGTGTGGCCCGGGGACGAGGAGGGGACGCTCCACCAGCGGATGGCTGCGCGACTCTGGGAGTACGTCGCCGACGCCGACGCGGTCGTCGACCTCCACACTGGTAGTCCGAACATGCTCCCGCACGTCGTCTACCGCGAGGGCGACGAGCGATCGCGACGGCTCGCGCGAGGGTTCGGTACCGGCCTGCTGGTCGCCGAACCCGCAGACGACGACGCCTCCGAGAAGTGGCACCGCCGCGGCTTCGCGGGCAAACTTCGGGTCGCCGCCGCCGAGAACGGCGTTCCCGCGATCACGCCCGAACTCGCCCACAACAAACAGATTCTCGAGGATGCCGTCGAACTCGGTGTCGACGGCCTGCTCGCGGTCTGTCGCTACCTCGAGATGCTGCCCGGCGACGTTCCGGATCGGTCGCCGACGGCCGCCCGGAATCACCTGGGTCAGGTTACGGCGACCGGATCGGGGTTGTTCCGTCCGAATCCGGCTCTCGAGGTGGGCGAGGAACTCGACGAAGGGACCGATCTCGGCACGATCTACGATCCACAGACGTACGAGCCGGTACAGGAGGCCGTCGCCGACCGCAGTGGCGTCCTCTACGCGCTGACACGGGAGGCGACGGTGACGGCGGGTGACCAGCTCGCGAGCGTCGCAATCCGTCAGGAGGAGTGA